In Lolium rigidum isolate FL_2022 chromosome 7, APGP_CSIRO_Lrig_0.1, whole genome shotgun sequence, the DNA window GCCAATATCCTCATTGATTCTCCCCTTATTATTTTGGTGTGAAGCGGTGGAGATATTTGCACATTGGCGTAGGCATAATTTTGAAATGGACGGTCGAGATCAACCGGCCTAGGGGAGGCGCTCCTCTCGTTTTCCCTATAAATAcctaggcatagaggggctacaAGGCACACAACACCAAATTAAACCTCAAGCAACAAGAGCAAAAAGATATCTATCTGCATTTGCTACCCCTCCTATTCCATAAGCTCTAGCTAGCTCTAAGGTCCGTATTTCTTGCTTTAGTTTCCCTTTTATTCATCATCATCTAGAAGTTTATATATCCGTGATTTACATAGAAGAGACTGTTAGAGGTGCAATCATGCATATGCATTTATATGTACATGTTGTGTTTTTTCATGTTTGTTTTTATGCTAAGGTCATCCTTAAAAGGTTTTTGATTCTGCCTATTGTAGAACAACGCATGAAAAAATATCCATATGCAGCACAAGATTTGCTTGTTCTATTTCATCATTTTGTGATGTTCCTGTAATCCTCTTAAATTCAAATCTTGTTTTTCCATCTTTCCCTCATGAGTATTAATAAAGTGCGCACACGTCTCGCAATAGATATATTTGATGACTTGAACTTACTGCTAGATTTAGCATACATTTCCATCAACAGGTATGTACTTCAAGCAAATACCTAACTTCCAGATTATTTGTAGGAATTATTTCTAATGATTTTGCAACTATTTATATATACAACATTTTGGTTtctaattgttttttttttgttattgagAATACCTTAGAACAATCGCTTTACATGTATTGCGTGGATTTGAAATAATAAGCATATGTGTCTATTTACAGTTTGCTTAGGTAATGACGACTTCCACCGTCCAAGGATCCCCCGTGAAGGCCCTTATTGTGGAGGATACGCCTGTTCATGCATTTATTCTCTCCACCATCCTGCGGAAGTTCCATTGTGAGATTACTGTGGCTGAAAATGGGAACGAAGCTGTGCAACTGTTTCTCGAGGGAAAGAAGTTTGACATTATTTTTTGTGACAAGGAAATGCCAGTAATGTCCGGTCCTGAGGTATTACAATTAATATTTTTTTCATGTTTCCTAAATagatatttttttttttactttatagTTTGCttgaatgtacctttttccttatTTGGCAGGCCATTGAGAAGATCCGTACTTTGGGAGAAAGTCATGTGAAGATTGTTGGAGTATCAGCCGGTTATGATCTCGAACAATCATTCATGAGcgctggtgctgatatatttctgCCCAAACCAATGAAGTTTGAAGTTGTCGGGCCTATTATTCAGGAGGTCATGAATAAGAAGAATAACTCCATGGTCTAAGCGCGATTAAGTTTCCTCAAGAAATGGAGTGAATAAGACGTTGAGCTCATATGTGTATGAGCCTGCTAGCATTATCATATTTGTTTAGTTTTATCGTATTGTCATTTTATTTCTAGTTCATGTTAAAGGTTGTATTTagcaagaagggcaagagaggCTTCCAATATGTATCTCCTTCAATTGAATGCAATACTATTTGGACTACTTGTGATGTGTAAGGTAGAAATCTAATTAACACACTAGTAGTGAAAACGCTATAGGGGAACGCTCATTGGCAGCGCACCCATCAAAATGCACGCGACTGGTATTAGTAGTCGCATACCAAAAGTAAGCACGCGACTGGTACATGTGTAATGGAAGCGTAACGGAGGGTAGCGCACGCGACTAGTATGTGGGACCTGACTGTACTCAGGTCCATAAAGTACCCGCAGTGCGTGCTCACGGGGCATGCGACTGCTATCTCGATACCAGTCGCGTGTACCTTTGTCCGCCTGCTGCCATTATATTAGGCTGACATGCACGAATCAGGCACAAAATACTAGCCGCGTGCCTTATTTTTGGCACACTGCTACTATCAACTAAGTGGTAGCGTGCCTTATTTTGGGCACCCTCCTAGTAATttcaattttcaaaaaaatcatagaaaattcaaaaaataaaattctttGAGATGGCCaagtgttatgtcatctagttttaaggaAACTTAACAAACGGTTaactttgatatattatgcaaaatggggtCATGTCTCGGTAAAACGGAATTTCTGGTCGCATAGGATCTCCGATGAAAATctttaatatatgaaaatgtatctacgcaaaattttacatccgatttcaattCCCTCTGTGTTAGATATTTTGTAGATTCCAAAAAATCAAAAAGGGAAATAgtgttttttcaggttttagatttttgaTGAAAAAATTCAAAAGTTTCGCTCTCTCCAGCTTCTCCACTTTATCTCTCCTCGTCTCCTCTTTctctcctccaccttctcccctcctcctcttccacttctttCCCTCCTTCTCTACCCAAGAGATTGTCTGCAATGGCGATAACAACGGAACTTtttatggatggaggctcgggtgtttaggttttcccaagatcgtgaataaataggaggaggagataggtcggtggggtgccggtggccccacaccacccctaagcGAGGCTAGGGGGCCCACGCCTACAGTAGGTGAGGCCGCCTCCCTGTGCCTCTCCGACTCTCCTCTAGACTCCGTCTTCGTTTCGATAAAATAGGCACTTcgacttttatttcgtccaattccgagaatatttcatgtacaacttttctgaaatacaaaaatagcagcaaacatggaactgacactatggcatcttttcaataggttagttctggaaaatgtataaagtgaaacgaagtgtaaacaagtcatgtacaaattggtgtaaaacacgcatggagcatcaaaaattatagatacgtttgagatgtatcaagcatccccaagcttaactcctgctcgtccttgagtaggtaagtgataacaaaattaatttttaggtgacatgaagccaacacaatcttgatcaaactattgtaaagcattgtaagctgagatcaaagtactctaaacatcggcatgatagatataatgctaacaatagaacttagcaactatgttatatcatgagaagtaactcaaacaaaggaccatgaataattgtgcattgaaaacaactgtttgtttatgagaatagagaaaacatagcaaagtgggacCTAGCTTGTCCttgatggaatagcaaaacataaatgctgggacaccttcaaagttcaaaggatgactagatacaagtaatttaagattaagcaatagcataatcatgaatcaatcaataagtcttgggactatgcacattatactcagaatgataactatgctctcttaattggtgcataaagcaagccGATGAAGTCACATAAAAGTAAAGGAAAGGCCCTTCTATGAAGGAAGTAACATTAACATGTTTTATAAAccatccaaaaagtatggtactcgttagctttgagctctcattatccctatcataagcatcttgaatggttaaagttaatgtgcgtGCAAATATGACCAAGTTATATGATTGACAAATcataagttgaaaatctcatgccccttgaatacgagtacctacacctcatgctactcaacttaggtcccaaataagttcttgtcattgtaagtatacatgtatcattaagaacgccaatggggtacctcctgccccatgatatgaGAGGCTTTCCCATACCAAaaagacaagacaaacagacaatgagcatctcaataatcattttatttactatgggcatagttttttttattgaagatgcttcacaGAATGCTCAATATGGTTCGTTGTAAACTTCCactatgaatgatgcatggcttgggTAGGCgacccaggcgtttctctaacacatatacaaactccatgaacTTATAAGTTCCCATTTTATTTCACATCGTTAGGCATCCATAAAGAAAACattatgacatcaactaaataggaataagtgcaatgttgaaagcgtgccccatgaaaacatggttgtgctaactcccaacttacaacttgcaagcatataatcttcataagatagTTACAATGgcacaagtttattaagtgcaagaaagtaaatatgccttcaagtttgtgagagctttactaactaattttctcatgacaaaatttaatttggaagatgaataaaaacatgatgaatatacttggaatagcaatgatgctagtaggtagttatggtggacacaattggcaaacttttgtttttagtggttggatgcacgagtagagctcatactcaataCAGGTGAAGGCTAACAAAATACTGggggcgaccaactaagagagtaataatggccataatcatgcatagcgacaaaacaatattaatcaaagcataaagtgatattacaatttaaaaactaaataatcatagaggctttagttcacTGGTTTGTAgccataacatgatgtaaacatgtgccaagtcaacccaataaagcatcaaagaagaataccacaatattatgctttatatgatggaaacaaaacatgattctttcaatggcatattaagcactctcagctatttgagacaagtcatgctacaacaataaatactaagaatataaTAAGAAtaccatccaacatgacatgccacagtctagacaaactTTCTTTTGCATCACTGTAAGCATGAataattttactcgtctccaacaccaatcaatttatttgaaacaactatcATAGCtaaaaatcaatatggaccagaNNNNNNNNNNNNNNNNNNNNNNNNNNNNNNNNNNNNNNNNNNNNNNNNNNNNNNNNNNNNNNNNNNNNNNNNNNNNNNNNNNNNNNNNNNNNNNNNNNNNttacgggatgagttagaaaccttcaggACTGTCTGTCGGCGTGATCCCTGGCTCAGCATGCTATTTGCCTCTATATAAAGGGAGTCGGGGCTATCtaggaatcattgtttacaaaccctagttttgctGTCGTCAGTACTTTTGGCTGAAACTAGCCATAATGACAAATTTTGATCTATGCCCTCATACCTtaaccaaatggtttgaaacctttaccaaactcaatctaacactaaataaaccctataccatgcctaagtgaagcaaggaaaaagaaaagaagaaaataagaaaaatccaAATTAACCCATGCATGTGCAtatggccattttgcaaaactttgatcTAGGCCAATTTGGATTGTGCCATTAgttggagaatgttactaaacacttataaacacttttggaatcaaaaaactcaaatcaaatcaaatttgaatgcaaattgtgctcacatgcactaatggtcaaatctgccatttgtaacctgatgcctactttgagcctctgtattaagagtttttcaaaccaaataatgccaactctttgcacctcatacaagaccacatcaaggtgaacaactttggtaaagaccacccatAATAATTCATCATAGatcaaaagttatgctcaagcaaagatGGAACTTTTTATCAGATTCTAGATTGTGCActttttgaaatcttgcaaaccaattcaattttgcaccccaccaccacctttGTGTGCCTTTGATGAtgtgaatcaactccaccaaatttcatccaaaattttgaaattatctttcttgcggccattgtatcaaacaccttgtgggcagaaTCAAACCAAATCAAAAATTCACTATTCTGAATAGTGCCCTAGCCAAACTTGATCACCACTTGGTCCTCTCTTGTTCCCTGGTTccctccaaccatatgctactgaTGCCCAACCCTAGGAATGGCCAGACATGGCaatgccatggccatgccggccatgctcacCATGGCACCGGCCATCTCTCCCTCTCCTTCCCTCCAACCCTGGCCACCTTGCCAAACGCCTCCATCTCACTCTACTGAACACGCATGCCCTGGTCGGAGAGAAGCCCTGCAACGCCCAGACATGGACGTGCCCGCGACGTCCAGGGCATGCCAACGCTGGCGTGGGCGCCGCCCACGGACACGCCACGGGCACGCGTCGCCCCACCCACTCGCAGCACCCCTGGACCCCCTCTCTCGTCCAGCGACTCACCGCAGCACCCTGAACACCGCGGACACGCCCAACTCGCcgacccgtgcccgccgtcgccggagacgacAACGAATCCCGCCACGGACGCTCAGTACACCGCTTGCCCCGACAAGGTTTGGCACCGCCCAGCCTCGCCGTTGCCGCCAGGAGGACTGCACGGACACATTGAACAGAACGCCACCCTTGCCTACCCCTCTATCTCGCTGTAACGCCCACGCCattgtcgacctcgccgcagccCACAGACTCTCTCCGCATTTATAAATAGCGAGTTCCCCTCGCACAATCCATCACGGCATctcactcccctctcctccctcaacctcctcgaccacctccccttcTCAATTAGCCGCCGTAGCCACTCAATTTGATCGTCAGAGCCGTGAAGCCACTACAGtcaccgccgtcgattggagcctccccaggAAGCGCCGCTGGTACCAGGcgactcgccgtcgtctacaacttcatcgcgcacactgccaacccttgcTGGAGCACGGGTGAGCTTACCggacccctagcctcgccgcgccagtacccAATTCTCGCCGTCGATGACGATGAATGAGATCCGTCGGATCTCGTTCTAATCGTGCGTCTCACAGCCCCCGTACCGATTCGCGTTGTAAACagaggctgacgggtggagcccacctgtcaggcagcccacgcgtgcgagatgcgtggtgggctggcttccTCCCATTTAATTCGATTGGGCCCAGTAACGTTTCCCGCCAGGCCCACTGAGTTCAAATTTCGAATTTTAGTTTAAATCAAAAACCTTACTGGctccattttcaaatttgaatagaattAATTTAGCTAAACCAGATTTGATGAACTTCATAtcattggaaagctcatgaaatttccTAACTAACTTCACTGGTCTCATCATgaaattctttgtagaattaatgtgacaaagataacaaggcagggacttttgcaacttcaaacaattattaaaaatcaaccaaaaatgcttttgagttgattccaactctcataaatcacatttcacatactctacctaGTTATGTAAAAATATCCTATGgttactttgtgtgatcatggTCTAAAGTGAATAATggatctatggctatttctagtcaattgatattgtccaaaactatttaataaatcatatgagatgttttccctcatttaaatcttgtaccAAGTTACTtaatatgaggtagtgaccatggtcttcaTAATATCATCTTGAATTATTTGGTGATGTTAAATCATAAGTagggtagtgttaaattgcatgaggtactttacctcatttaaatcattttcccaaatgatgattatgaatggttgaccttggtcaacatggattcATACATTACttatttgaggaacttaaatcttaacaagattcaatgagaggaaattatttcctcaaggaaCTAAATTGAAACCCTAATTCAATAtgcgtaatgagaggaaattatttttcttaaaaggagaaaaacaaagtcaaccaacataatAGCAATATGGTGATGAtagattagcttgtgtgaaccatgtgTGTGCCTAGTCTAGCTCTTataccttgtttggtgattgttacctcgtatccgtttttagacgctagtaccgaggagtaccaggaggaggaggtctacttccaggaagaggaagaccactttgatcagtacaccaaccaaggcaagctaatattcttgcaagtgcaaagctctagttGAGCAAGGCAACATTACTTTTACCTTATGTGCAataatcccatcccaagtttttaccttacaagcttttactttgtttatcaaaggttacttttatagttaactttggtctaagtatagagtgttACAAGAGTAGCCAAGTTAGCCCCAAAGATTgataagctagatagcacccctcatgactagtgctagtgctaacaaataaaagagactactctagatgggaacctgtgatttgaaatgaatttgaaaaccttggaatgatgagccattctattgaaagatctttgaaggtgaatacGACTTGAATGAGATGGTgaattttgataaaaactgatgttgggtttggatgcgatacct includes these proteins:
- the LOC124673110 gene encoding two-component response regulator ORR42-like; this encodes MTTSTVQGSPVKALIVEDTPVHAFILSTILRKFHCEITVAENGNEAVQLFLEGKKFDIIFCDKEMPVMSGPEAIEKIRTLGESHVKIVGVSAGYDLEQSFMSAGADIFLPKPMKFEVVGPIIQEVMNKKNNSMV